The Nostoc sp. UHCC 0302 genome includes a window with the following:
- a CDS encoding HNH endonuclease, which produces MSRSRYPSNWKQIATAVKNSSDWRCSRCDRPCLRPDEKPVGLSKSQRRVYNLQVHHYNFDPADNRPENLAPLCSSCHLYYHRFGRGNISPGQLSLF; this is translated from the coding sequence ATGAGCCGAAGCCGCTATCCATCTAACTGGAAACAAATTGCTACTGCTGTAAAGAATTCTTCTGATTGGCGTTGCTCTCGTTGCGATCGCCCTTGTCTGCGCCCAGATGAAAAGCCTGTTGGTTTGTCTAAATCCCAACGCAGAGTTTATAACCTTCAGGTACATCACTACAATTTCGATCCTGCTGACAACCGTCCAGAAAACCTTGCCCCATTGTGCAGTAGTTGCCATTTGTACTACCACCGATTCGGGCGAGGCAATATTTCACCAGGGCAATTATCACTGTTTTAG
- a CDS encoding RpoD/SigA family RNA polymerase sigma factor: protein MTSATPDLVRSYLKEIARYPLLTPEQEISYARLVQQMMAIEQQRQVIALQLNRKLTAGELAAALGKTEAEIESIIHQGERAKQKMVTANLRLVVSVAKKYQNRNLEFLDLIQEGTLGLYRGVEKFDPNKGYKLSTYVYWWVMQSITRAIAEQSRTIRLPIHINEKLNKIKKIKRELSQSLGRKPTVVEIAEELKVKPEQVREYIQADRKLVSLEMRVGSEQDTELSELLADENVSPDEQLNFSLMRQNLKDLLASLTPIQREVLTLRFGLENDHQLSLTQVGDRLNLSRERIRQLENKALTILRRQQSDIKEYLN, encoded by the coding sequence ATGACTAGTGCAACTCCCGATTTAGTTCGCTCGTATTTAAAAGAAATCGCTCGCTACCCTCTGCTGACTCCTGAACAGGAAATTTCCTATGCTAGGCTTGTGCAACAGATGATGGCAATTGAACAGCAGCGGCAAGTGATTGCACTTCAACTCAACCGAAAACTAACAGCAGGGGAATTAGCAGCGGCTCTTGGTAAAACTGAAGCTGAAATAGAGTCAATTATTCATCAGGGGGAACGAGCGAAGCAGAAAATGGTGACTGCTAACCTCCGCTTGGTAGTTTCTGTTGCTAAAAAGTACCAGAACCGAAACTTAGAATTTCTTGACTTGATTCAGGAGGGTACACTTGGCTTATACCGTGGCGTTGAAAAATTTGACCCAAATAAGGGCTACAAACTTTCAACTTATGTCTACTGGTGGGTTATGCAGTCAATCACACGAGCGATCGCCGAACAATCACGAACTATTCGTTTGCCTATTCATATCAACGAAAAGCTGAATAAAATCAAGAAAATAAAACGGGAATTATCCCAGTCCTTGGGTCGGAAACCGACTGTGGTAGAGATTGCTGAAGAATTAAAGGTTAAACCAGAGCAGGTTCGAGAATATATTCAAGCAGACCGAAAGCTAGTTTCTTTAGAAATGCGCGTTGGCAGTGAGCAGGATACGGAATTAAGCGAACTTTTAGCTGACGAAAATGTTTCTCCAGATGAACAATTAAATTTTTCATTGATGCGTCAGAATCTCAAAGACTTGCTAGCGTCCCTAACCCCAATACAACGAGAAGTACTAACTTTACGTTTCGGGCTAGAGAATGACCATCAACTGAGTTTGACTCAAGTTGGCGATCGCCTTAACTTGAGCCGGGAACGAATCCGCCAGCTTGAAAATAAAGCTTTAACAATTCTCCGTCGTCAACAAAGCGACATTAAGGAGTATCTTAATTAA
- a CDS encoding sigma-70 family RNA polymerase sigma factor, which produces MLSQQQSECYYEEILHDSYYCHKLEQIARKYTKEISLSWEDAVQAVHLKIFQTIQAGKFQSRELEQFYHWAFTVAKCEVIDFVRKERLRNYQSLDCTIPETDIALLDTIPDEYNILDAAERADLIIKAVEAIYQLDQKYPYQKYLKLWQGKIDEKTQTQIATDLGVSQSEVCKRWRELVERIAEALGLFKFENVKQKQQAIDKQKTTHEYSRNQW; this is translated from the coding sequence ATGTTATCACAACAGCAATCAGAGTGTTATTACGAGGAAATTCTACACGACTCGTACTATTGCCACAAACTAGAGCAGATTGCTCGTAAATACACTAAGGAGATTAGCTTATCTTGGGAGGATGCTGTTCAAGCAGTTCATTTAAAAATTTTTCAGACTATTCAAGCTGGAAAATTTCAATCAAGGGAATTAGAACAGTTTTATCACTGGGCATTTACAGTAGCTAAATGTGAAGTCATTGATTTTGTTCGTAAAGAAAGACTGCGAAATTATCAAAGTTTAGATTGCACTATTCCTGAGACAGATATAGCTCTGCTAGATACAATTCCTGATGAATACAATATTTTAGACGCAGCAGAGCGTGCAGATTTGATTATTAAAGCGGTAGAGGCAATTTACCAGCTTGATCAAAAGTACCCTTATCAAAAATATCTTAAACTATGGCAAGGGAAGATTGACGAAAAAACACAAACGCAAATTGCAACTGATCTAGGAGTTAGCCAGAGTGAAGTCTGTAAACGTTGGCGAGAACTGGTAGAACGAATTGCTGAGGCGTTAGGATTATTCAAATTTGAAAACGTTAAGCAAAAACAGCAAGCAATTGACAAGCAGAAAACAACACATGAGTACTCAAGAAATCAATGGTAA